The Lentisphaerota bacterium region CGTCTCAAGGAGAAATTGGTACCAGCGGTCGTCACGATCTATCAACCAGACCAGCGCCTGAATGTTCGTCGGACCGCTTTCCGGCCAGACGACGCTGAAGCGTAGCCGATCAGCGTCCAACCAGTCGGATGGGTTCTGCGCCATCCAGACCGCCTCTGCGGGAATCTGCGGAAGTTGCATCCGGCAAGACAGCACTACGTGCTGCGGATTGTTCCCTGAGGGCCGATCCAGGAGCATCGGCATCACGCGGTCGCTCGCCAATCCCTGTGCGGCGATCCCGCATGCGAGCAGCAGCGCCAGACGCAAGGCATGCGTCACGCCAGTTCCGCCACAAAAATATTCGCCACTTCGCATCTGTTATCGAGACAGCAGGAAATGTGCCGATAGGTCCGCTTCACGACTGATCTCAACTTGAAATAGGTACATTATGGACGAATACACCCAGCGGCGTCGAGTTCGGAATCGGCAGTCCAGACAGAACGGGCGCATCCCTGTTTCGTTGACTTTATGCGTTCTTGATGGGAGTGCGGGCGGGACGCCCGCGCTGCTGGGAAAGTACCGAAACGGGGATGCGCCCGGACGGAACGCCAGCAATTCTCATTTTGGAGATGGCACCATCGGCGTCGGGGTCGGCGCTTCTTGGCTGTCAGCAAAGTTGTTGGCCGGAGACGATAGGCATGACCAAGAAGATCATTGCGGCACCCTGTCCGGGATGCGGTTAAAGAGCCCCGCCGGGGCGGTTGTAGCGTCGCCGGGGCGGGTTTTTAAAGACATCGGGACGGGGGCTGAAACGGACGGAGTTGCGGCCAAGCAGTTTTTCGGCCTCGGCGACAAACTCAGCGGTTGGTGCGACACTGACCGTGGGGCCAGCCCCGACCACGACCTTGTGACCCGCCGGGTAACGCAGGCACATCAGCAGCGGCGTCTTGCCAGGGTGGGCCTTTACTAGCGCTTGGAAGCGCTCGAGCGTCTGATCAGTTTCCGTGTTCACCCGAATCAGAGCCAGAATTTTCTCCGCAAATACGCCCGGCGCATCGCTCAGCAGGTAGATCTCGCGGGCGATAATCTGACTCTGATTGTCGCGCTTCTTGGTAACGCCGCAGATCAATAGCGGCTGATCGGGCTGGCAGGCGGCCTCGAAGTCACGATACGTTTCGGGATAGGCCAGCGCCTCGACCAGGGTCTCGCCGTCTTGCATCTGAATGATCGCCCACGGCTCCTTGGTCTTTTGCGAGATGCGCTTCTGCACCGATGATGCGAGACCCGCGACACGGGCTTCCTTGCCTTCGGGGATGCCGTCCAGAAGGCTGAGCGTAGTGGTTTGAAAATCGCGCATCAGCGGGCGGAAACGGTCAAGCGGATGTCCGGAGATGTAGATGCCGAGCAGTTCACGCTCGGCGGCCAGCATGGTCTTGCTGGCGAGAGGCGGCGCATCGGGCAGGTCGTCGCCGAGTGCCACGTCCTGCCCCGTTGCGGTGTCGCCCAGAGCGGCAAAGAGGTTGCCTTGTCCGCTCGCGCGCTCGCGGATCTTGTCGGCGGCCCGTGCCAGCGCGGTGTCGATCCCGGCGAGCAGGCGGCCGCGGTGCATCCCCAGGCAGTCCATAGCCCCGGTGCGGATGAGCGCCTCCAGCACCCGCTTGTTGACGGCGGCGGTGCTCACGCGCGTGCAGAAGTCGACGAGCGACTTGAAGGGACCGCTGCGCGTGCGTTCTGCGATGACCGCTTCGGCGGCCATCTCGCCGACGCTCTTGATGCCGCCCAGACCGTAGCGGATGGCATCTTTGCCGTCGGCGCTTTTCTCCGGCATGAATCGCGAGGCCGAGCGATTGATGCAGGGGGTGAGGATGGTCATGCCCATGGCTTCCGCCGCGCCGACAAAGCCGGGAAGCTTATCAAAATTGCCGATTTCGGAGGAGATTTGAGCGCACATGTATTCGGCCGGGTAGTGCGCCTTCAAGTAGGCCGTCTGATAGGTGATGATGCCATAGGCTGCGGCATGAGCCTTGTTGAAACCGTAGCCAGCGAACTTTTCGATGTTGTCGAAGATCTGCCCCGCCTGTTCCTCGGGGATGCCGTCGGTTGTGGCGCAGCCGTCAATAAAGCGCGCCCGTTCCCTAGCCATATCCTCCTTTTTCTTCCGGCTCATGACGCGCCGGAGCACATCGGCCTGCCCGAGCGAATAGCCGGCGAGGACATGGGCGGCACGCTGCACCTGCTCCTGGTAGACCATGACGCCATAGGTCTCCTTGAGGATCGGCTCCAGGAGGGGATGGTCGTAAACGATGGGCTCCTCGCCCCGCTTGCGCCTGATGAAGGCCGGGATCATGTCCATGGGGCCCGGACGGTAGAGGGCGAGGATGGCGATGATCTCGCCGATGCAGGCCGGTTGCAGGTCGGCCAGAATGCGGCGCATGCCCGCAGACTCGAGTTGAAAAACGCCAATCGTGTCAGCCCGTTGGAACAGAGCGAAGGTTTCGGCGTCGTCCAGAGGAAGGGTCGCCAAGTCGATCGAGAGGCCGTGGAGATCGTGCACGAGGGCAAGGCATTCGTGAAGGACGGTGAGGGTCTTGAGGCCGAGGAAGTCCATTTTCAGCAGGCCGCACGCCTCGATCGGCTCCTTGGCGTATTGGGTTACGGGCGCGCCTTCCTTGTCGCGGGCGAGGGGAACGATGTCGATCAGCGGCTTGTCTCCGATCACCACGCCGGCGGCATGGACGCCAGCTCCGCGATAAAGCCCTTCCAGCACCTCGGCATATTTCATGATCCGGCGCAGGTCGGGGTCGGTTTGGCAGAGGGCGTCGAATTGTGGGTTGTCGGTTTTGGCCTTGGCGAGGGTCATCTTCGGATCTTCGGGAATCAGCTTGGAGAACGTGCTCGCCTTGTCGAGCGGGATTTCGAGGACACGCGCAACGTCGCGAATGACGGTCTTGGCGCCGAGCTGGCCGAATGTGACGATCTGCGCCACGCGATCTTTTCCGTATTTCTCGCGGACATACGTGATGACCCGTTCCCGGCGGGCCTGGCAGAAGTCGATGTCGAAATCAGGCGGAGAGACGCGCTCGGGGTTCAGGAAGCGCTCGAAGATGAGGTCAAAGCGAATCGGGTCGATCTGCGTGATGCCGAGGGCATAGGAGAGAATGGAGCCGGCGCCCGAGCCGCGGCCGGGACCGACAGGCACGCCGTGGAGGCGGGACCACTGG contains the following coding sequences:
- the dnaE gene encoding DNA polymerase III subunit alpha, whose amino-acid sequence is MGKPFVHLHVHTTFSFLDGACHVKPLVKRAKELGMPAVAMTDHGVMYGMIDFYKACQDEGIKPIIGCEIYINASKPRTDRDPHTPYCHLVLLAETDEGYQNLSRINTIAQLEGFYYKPRIDKETLRKYARGLIGLSACLHGEVNMPLAEQHLGVAEAAAREYADIFGPGNFFLEMQDHGIPEQKIVNAGVRELRRRTGLPAVITNDVHYLYESHAEAHEVMLCIQTSTTMSDPKRMRYATNQFYFKTREELERLFPNDADALDATASIAERCHATIPLGNLASHFPAYDIPRGFATPKDYLAHLGREGMRQIYGIADFDHPRDERERMLIDRFNYEVGVIEKTNFISYFLVVADFVQWSRLHGVPVGPGRGSGAGSILSYALGITQIDPIRFDLIFERFLNPERVSPPDFDIDFCQARRERVITYVREKYGKDRVAQIVTFGQLGAKTVIRDVARVLEIPLDKASTFSKLIPEDPKMTLAKAKTDNPQFDALCQTDPDLRRIMKYAEVLEGLYRGAGVHAAGVVIGDKPLIDIVPLARDKEGAPVTQYAKEPIEACGLLKMDFLGLKTLTVLHECLALVHDLHGLSIDLATLPLDDAETFALFQRADTIGVFQLESAGMRRILADLQPACIGEIIAILALYRPGPMDMIPAFIRRKRGEEPIVYDHPLLEPILKETYGVMVYQEQVQRAAHVLAGYSLGQADVLRRVMSRKKKEDMARERARFIDGCATTDGIPEEQAGQIFDNIEKFAGYGFNKAHAAAYGIITYQTAYLKAHYPAEYMCAQISSEIGNFDKLPGFVGAAEAMGMTILTPCINRSASRFMPEKSADGKDAIRYGLGGIKSVGEMAAEAVIAERTRSGPFKSLVDFCTRVSTAAVNKRVLEALIRTGAMDCLGMHRGRLLAGIDTALARAADKIRERASGQGNLFAALGDTATGQDVALGDDLPDAPPLASKTMLAAERELLGIYISGHPLDRFRPLMRDFQTTTLSLLDGIPEGKEARVAGLASSVQKRISQKTKEPWAIIQMQDGETLVEALAYPETYRDFEAACQPDQPLLICGVTKKRDNQSQIIAREIYLLSDAPGVFAEKILALIRVNTETDQTLERFQALVKAHPGKTPLLMCLRYPAGHKVVVGAGPTVSVAPTAEFVAEAEKLLGRNSVRFSPRPDVFKNPPRRRYNRPGGAL